The following are encoded together in the Kwoniella europaea PYCC6329 chromosome 1, complete sequence genome:
- a CDS encoding DNA repair protein, which produces MSTPSTSTPAAPTLTPSQARLAALNRLKAKNKLTSTSNATAGPSSRDSGGGVGHPYVHKASNLPSTARNMVQQQQQSKDEAQAPLRRDPGLGKYFEYDLSKLHNSRGGFLTEEDKEGDRIKSIVELAREKEREKRMIREGEEPAIIIDKSPRCVECNTLEINHQFLKVFDVTVCKNCEKKYPEKYSLLTKTECKEDYLLTDPELKDEDLLPHLLRPNPHASTYSNMMLFLRIQVEKVAWDKWGGPEGLDDEWKRREEFKKRKREEKFEQGLRDLRKRTRNNLYQRKQESEHIHQFEDADEIVDESGDRKVLQRCFGCGAEQEIEVL; this is translated from the exons ATGTCTACCCCATCCACCTCCACACCAGCCGCCCCAACCCTCACTCCCTCACAAGCACGTCTAGCAGCTCTCAACAGGCTCAAAGCGAAGAACAAGCTCACCTCGACTTCAAATGCTACGGCTGGACCATCATCAAGGGACAGTGGGGGTGGCGTAGGACATCCATATGTCCATAAAGCGAGTAATCTACCATCAACAGCGAGGAATATGGttcagcagcaacaacagtCCAAGGATGAGGCTCAGGCGCCATTAAGGAGAGATCCAGGATTG GGCAAATATTTCGAGTACGATTTAAGTAAATTACATAATTCTCGAGGAGGTTTTTTAACTGAGGAAGATAAAGAGGGAGATAGGATAAAGAGTATAGTTGAATTggcgagggagaaggagagggagaagaggatgataagagaaggtgaagaacctG caatcatcatcgataaatCACCTAGATGCGTTGAGTGTAACACACTagaaatcaatcatcaattcttAAAG GTATTCGATGTGACCGTTTGTAAAAATTGCGAAAAGAAATATCCTGAGAAGTATTCCCTTTTAACCAAGACGGAGTGTAAAGAG GATTACCTCTTAACGGACCCCGAactgaaagatgaagatctcCTTCCTCACTTACTCCGACCAAACCCCCACGCATCGACATATAGCAATATGATGTTATTCCTCCGTATACAAGTCGAAAAAGTCGCGTGGGATAAATGGGGTGGTCCagaaggattggatgatgagtggAAAAGACGTGAAGAATttaagaagaggaagagggaagagaagttcGAACAGGGTTTgagaga TCTGCGTAAACGTACGCGAAACAACTTGTATCAGCGTAAACAAGAATCCGAACATATACATCAATTCGAAGATGCCGATGAGATTGTGGATGAATCCGGTGATAGAAAGGTTTTGCAGAGATGTTTTGGTTGTGGAGCTGAACAGGAGATAGAGGTTTTGTAG